The following are encoded in a window of Impatiens glandulifera chromosome 5, dImpGla2.1, whole genome shotgun sequence genomic DNA:
- the LOC124938757 gene encoding anthocyanidin 3-O-glucosyltransferase 2-like, translated as MEKKIDLIFIPAPGVGHMVSMVEMAKLIVARDHRLSITVLVMKRPGSITDLGSFAKSLSIHGDFDQTHIRFIDLPEPHPDSVAKFKNAVPFFASTVEVQKPIVREAIATEIIGRPDSGKFAGILVDMFCASLVDVAKEFDVPSYIYIPSGASFLGLMYYMNSLRDEQGRDESEFMNSDADAILNMPIFSNPFPAKLLPLVSIDKGSGSTMFLDLPKKFSLANGIVVNTVAEIESRAISVLSGDEKVPPIYPVGPILNHNKNVGDKHDEIMRWLDNQPPSSVVFLCFGSMGTFSEAQVKEIAVALERSRHRFLWSLRRPSIENKPTLAKEYDDPTEVLPEGFLERTGEMGKLIGWAPQVEVLSHKAVGGFVSHCGWNSTLESLWCGVPVATWPLYAEQQMNAFIMVKELEVAVEVKMDYRKSFSGLEDGDMNIVAATVIENAIRRLMEVGRSDRVKKTSQECRSAVIEGGSSYVSLGRFIDDVINNVSIL; from the exons ATGGAGAAGAAGATAGACCTGATTTTTATTCCTGCCCCAGGCGTCGGCCACATGGTATCCATGGTGGAAATGGCCAAGCTCATAGTCGCACGTGACCACCGTCTCTCCATCACCGTTCTCGTCATGAAACGACCCGGTTCCATTACCGATCTAGGCTCATTCGCTAAATCCTTATCCATCCACGGAGATTTCGACCAAACCCACATACGATTCATCGATCTCCCTGAACCCCATCCAGACTCCGTCGCCAAATTCAAGAACGCTGTCCCTTTCTTTGCCAGTACGGTTGAGGTTCAAAAACCGATCGTCCGTGAAGCCATCGCGACCGAGATAATCGGCCGGCCCGATTCGGGAAAGTTCGCCGGGATCCTAGTCGATATGTTCTGTGCTTCTTTGGTTGATGTGGCTAAGGAGTTTGATGTTCCTAGTTATATCTATATCCCTTCCGGCGCCTCTTTCCTTGGCTTGATGTATTATATGAATTCCTTAAGAGACGAACAGGGGAGGGATGAATCTGAATTTATGAACTCCGACGCCGACGCCATTCTTAACATGCCCATCTTCTCCAATCCTTTTCCGGCCAAG TTGCTTCCTTTAGTGAGTATCGACAAGGGTAGTGGGTCGACTATGTTTCTTGACCTACCCAAAAAGTTTAGTTTAGCCAATGGAATTGTGGTTAATACAGTCGCCGAGATTGAGTCACGGGCGATTAGTGTTCTCTCCGGCGATGAGAAAGTCCCACCTATTTATCCGGTGGGTCCGATTCTAAATCACAACAAGAACGTCGGAGATAAGCACGACGAGATCATGAGGTGGTTGGACAATCAACCGCCTTCGTCAGTGGTTTTCCTCTGTTTCGGGAGTATGGGCACATTCAGTGAGGCGCAAGTGAAGGAGATCGCGGTGGCGCTTGAACGTAGCCGTCACCGGTTCTTATGGTCATTGAGAAGGCCTTCGATTGAAAACAAACCCACCCTTGCGAAGGAATACGATGACCCGACTGAGGTCCTGCCGGAAGGGTTTTTGGAGAGGACGGGAGAAATGGGGAAATTGATTGGATGGGCACCGCAAGTGGAGGTTTTGTCGCATAAAGCGGTGGGGGGATTCGTGTCGCACTGCGGGTGGAATTCGACGCTGGAAAGTCTGTGGTGCGGTGTGCCGGTGGCGACTTGGCCGTTGTACGCGGAGCAACAGATGAATGCGTTTATAATGGTGAAGGAATTGGAAGTGGCGGTGGAAGTTAAGATGGATTATAGGAAGAGTTTTAGTGGATTAGAAGACGGCGATATGAATATCGTGGCGGCGACGGTGATCGAGAACGCGATTCGGCGATTGATGGAAGTTGGGAGGAGCGATAGGGTGAAGAAAACGAGCCAGGAATGCCGGTCTGCCGTGATTGAAGGAGGGTCTTCGTATGTCTCTCTAGGCCGGTTCATTGATGACGTCATCAACAACGTCTCTATTTTATGA
- the LOC124939950 gene encoding anthocyanidin 3-O-glucosyltransferase 2-like: MKKKMEMIFIPSPGISHIASIVEMAKLIVARDQRLSITIFVIKPPGAGAANTDMSSFDDKYDPTRIRFLHLREPNPDSIKHSNYAASFFASAGEIQIPIVREAIAAEVISRPGNLAGILMDMFCACMVDVANEFHVPSYIYFPPGAACLGLMNHMQALKDKEHGTNWSEFMNSDAQLDIPIFSHPYPAKVLPLVMTDEANGSNTLLGLTEKFNQSKGIVVNTFGEMESRVIRVISENENLPPIYPVGPLLNHEKGVGGGDKQDEIMQWLDGQPHSSVVFLCFGSMGIFGEGQVKEIAVALERSRHRFLWSLRMPPTSTVPIKEVLPEGFLERTCEVGKLIGWAPQVEVLSHKAVGGFVSHCGWNSTLESLWCGVPMAAWPLYSEQQMNAFLLVKELELAVEVKMNYRMNFNGEDEVVAASVIENAITQLMNDGRMRKRVEDKSQKSREAMMEGGSSYISLGRFIDDVISNAPSS; encoded by the coding sequence atgaagaagaaaatggaGATGATTTTCATTCCTTCCCCAGGCATTAGCCACATAGCATCCATTGTTGAGATGGCCAAGCTCATAGTCGCGCGAGACCAACGCCTTTCCATAACCATCTTCGTTATCAAACCACCCGGTGCCGGTGCCGCCAATACCGACATGAGCTCCTTCGACGATAAGTACGACCCAACACGCATAAGGTTCCTCCATCTCCGTGAACCCAACCCAGACTCAATCAAACATTCAAATTATGCAGCCAGTTTCTTTGCAAGCGCTGGTGAGATCCAAATACCGATCGTCCGTGAAGCCATCGCAGCCGAAGTCATCAGCCGACCCGGAAATCTCGCCGGGATACTCATGGACATGTTCTGCGCCTGCATGGTTGATGTGGCAAATGAATTTCACGTTCCTTCTTATATCTACTTTCCTCCTGGCGCCGCTTGTTTAGGTCTGATGAACCATATGCAGGCCTTGAAAGACAAAGAACACGGTACTAACTGGTCGGAATTCATGAACTCTGACGCCCAGCTAGACATACCCATATTCTCCCACCCATACCCGGCGAAGGTTCTTCCGTTGGTGATGACTGACGAGGCAAACGGCTCCAACACATTGCTTGGCCTAACCGAAAAGTTTAACCAATCCAAAGGTATTGTGGTAAATACATTCGGGGAGATGGAATCCCGCGTCATTAGAGTCATATCGGAAAACGAGAACCTCCCGCCGATTTACCCGGTGGGCCCACTTCTCAATCACGAGAAGGGCGTCGGAGGAGGAGACAAGCAGGACGAGATCATGCAGTGGTTAGACGGTCAGCCTCATTCGTCGGTGGTGTTCCTCTGTTTCGGGAGTATGGGTATTTTCGGGGAGGGTCAAGTGAAGGAGATCGCGGTGGCGCTGGAGCGGAGTCGCCACCGGTTCTTGTGGTCTTTGAGGATGCCACCTACATCAACAGTTCCTATAAAGGAGGTCCTGCCGGAAGGGTTCTTGGAGAGGACATGTGAAGTTGGGAAATTGATAGGATGGGCACCACAAGTGGAGGTTTTGTCCCACAAAGCGGTGGGGGGATTCGTGTCGCATTGCGGGTGGAATTCGACGTTGGAGAGTTTGTGGTGCGGTGTGCCAATGGCGGCTTGGCCTTTGTACTCGGAGCAACAAATGAATGCGTTCTTATTGGTGAAGGAATTGGAGTTAGCGGTGGAGGTTAAGATGAATTATCGTATGAACTTTAATGGAGAGGACGAAGTTGTGGCGGCCTCAGTGATCGAGAATGCGATAACGCAGCTGATGAATGATGGGAGGATGAGGAAAAGGGTGGAGGATAAAAGCCAGAAGAGCCGGGAGGCAATGATGGAAGGAGGATCTTCTTACATATCTTTGGGTCGATTTATAGATGATGTAATCAGCAACGCACCCTCATCTTAA
- the LOC124939917 gene encoding UDP-glycosyltransferase 71A15-like, translating into MRKKMELIFIPSPGIGHIVSIVEMAKLIVARDQRFSIIIFVIKPPGAGAINTDLSSFDHKYDPTRIRFLHLREPNPDSIKHSNYAVRFFASAGEIQIPIVREAIAAEVISRPGNLVGILMDMFCACMVDVANEFHVPSYIYFPPSAACLGLMNHMQSLRDKEHGTDGSEFMNSDVQLDIPIFSNPYPAKVLPLSMIDEENGSTTFLGLTKKFSQSKGIVVNTFAGMESLVIRVISENEKLPPIYPVGPLLNHEKGVGGDDDEHDEIMRWLDAQPHSSVVFLCFGSMGIFGEGQVKEIAVALERSRHRFLWSLRMPPTSTVPIKEVLPEGFFERTCKVGKLIGWAPQVEVLSHKAVGGFVSHCGWNSTLESLWCGVPMAAWPLYSEQKMNAFLLVKELKLAVEVKMDYHMNFNGVEEEIVEASVIEKAIMQLMNDGRMRKRVKDKSQKSREAVMEGGSSYISLDRFIDDVILNAPSS; encoded by the coding sequence ATGAGGAAGAAAATGGAGCTGATTTTCATTCCTTCTCCAGGCATTGGCCACATAGTATCCATTGTTGAGATGGCTAAGCTCATAGTTGCGCGAGATCAACGCTTTTCCATAATCATCTTCGTCATCAAACCACCCGGAGCCGGTGCCATCAATACCGACTTAAGCTCCTTCGACCATAAGTACGATCCAACACGCATAAGGTTCCTCCATCTCCGTGAACCAAACCCAGACTCAATCAAACATTCAAATTATGCAGTCAGATTCTTTGCAAGCGCTGGTGAGATCCAAATACCGATTGTCCGTGAAGCCATTGCCGCCGAGGTCATCAGCCGACCCGGAAATCTTGTCGGGATACTTATGGACATGTTCTGCGCCTGTATGGTTGATGTCGCAAATGAATTTCACGTTCCTTCTTATATCTACTTTCCCCCTAGCGCCGCTTGTTTAGGTCTGATGAACCATATGCAGTCCTTGAGAGACAAAGAACACGGTACTGACGGGTCGGAATTCATGAATTCTGACGTCCAGCTGGACATACCCATATTCTCCAACCCATACCCGGCGAAGGTTCTTCCGTTGTCGATGATCGACGAGGAAAACGGCTCCACCACATTCCTTGGCCTGACCAAAAAGTTTAGCCAATCCAAAGGTATTGTGGTAAATACATTCGCGGGGATGGAATCCCTTGTTATTAGAGTCATTTCGGAAAATGAGAAGCTCCCGCCGATTTACCCGGTGGGTCCACTTCTCAATCACGAGAAGGGTGTCGGAGGAGACGACGACGAACACGACGAGATCATGCGGTGGTTAGACGCTCAGCCTCATTCGTCGGTGGTGTTCCTCTGTTTCGGGAGTATGGGTATTTTCGGGGAGGGTCAAGTGAAGGAGATCGCGGTGGCGCTGGAGCGGAGTCGCCACCGGTTCTTGTGGTCTTTGAGGATGCCACCTACATCAACAGTTCCTATAAAGGAGGTCCTGCCGGAAGGGTTCTTTGAGAGGACATGTAAAGTTGGGAAATTGATAGGATGGGCACCACAAGTGGAGGTTTTGTCGCACAAAGCGGTGGGGGGATTCGTGTCGCATTGCGGGTGGAACTCGACGTTGGAGAGTTTGTGGTGCGGTGTGCCAATGGCGGCTTGGCCTTTGTACTCGGAGCAAAAAATGAATGCGTTCTTGTTAGTGAAGGAATTGAAGTTGGCGGTGGAAGTGAAGATGGATTATCATATGAACTTTAATGGAGTAGAGGAGGAAATTGTGGAGGCCTCAGTGATCGAGAAGGCGATAATGCAGCTGATGAATGATGGGAGGATGAGGAAAAGGGTGAAGGATAAGAGCCAAAAGAGTCGAGAAGCAGTGATGGAAGGAGGATCTTCTTACATATCTTTGGATCGATTCATAGACGATGTAATCCTCAATGCACCCTCGTCTTAA
- the LOC124938290 gene encoding anthocyanidin 3-O-glucosyltransferase 2-like gives MVDKVKKIELVFIPSPGIGHIVSMVQMAKLIVARDPRLSITVLVIKRPGATAAVNIVELVPVDQTRIRFLHLREPDPVSIIHLNAGDRFFASIGELQLPIVREAIAAEVLGRPGSGNLAGLIIDMFCACMVDVAKEFHVPSYIYFPCNAASLGQMYHMKALRDEHGTDGSEFMNSDVLLDIPFFSHPYPAKVLPTVSIDEALGSTTFLNLTKKFNESNGIVINTFAELESRAIRVISEIEKFPPVYSVGPILNHEKSVGEEHDEIMRWLDGQPPSSVVYLCFGSMGTFGEAQVKEIAMALEKSRHRFLWSLRLPPSIKVPITEVLPEGFLERTGDVGKLVGWTPQVEVLSHNAVGGFVSHCGWNSTLESLWCGVPVAAWPMFAEQQLNAFLLVKELELAVEVKMEFRQNPFSVNVDDIVAASVIEGAIRRLMDVNEMRKKVKDMSQMSRKAVMEGGSSYVSLGRFIEDVIHNAHCGDLSED, from the coding sequence ATGGTGGACAAGGTGAAGAAGATAGAGCTGGTTTTCATTCCTTCCCCAGGGATTGGACACATAGTATCCATGGTTCAGATGGCCAAGCTCATAGTTGCTAGAGACCCACGTCTCTCCATCACTGTTCTAGTCATAAAACGACCCGGTGCCACCGCCGCCGTCAATATCGTTGAATTGGTACCCGTCGACCAGACACGCATAAGGTTCCTACATCTCCGGGAGCCCGACCCGGTCTCAATCATCCATTTAAACGCCGGAGACCGTTTCTTTGCAAGCATTGGCGAGTTACAATTACCAATCGTCCGGGAAGCCATCGCAGCAGAAGTCCTCGGCCGACCCGGATCAGGGAATCTTGCTGGTCTCATAATCGACATGTTTTGTGCATGTATGGTTGATGTAGCAAAGGAATTTCATGTTCCTTCCTATATCTACTTTCCCTGTAACGCAGCTTCTCTTGGTCAGATGTATCATATGAAAGCCTTGAGAGATGAACACGGTACGGACGGGTCTGAATTCATGAACTCCGATGTTTTACTGGACATACCCTTTTTCTCCCACCCATACCCAGCGAAGGTTCTTCCGACGGTGTCAATCGACGAGGCTTTAGGTTCCACCACATTTCTTAACTTAACCAAGAAGTTCAATGAATCAAATGGTATTGTGATAAATACATTCGCCGAGCTGGAATCCCGTGCCATTAGAGTCATCTCGGAAATTGAGAAATTCCCGCCGGTTTACTCTGTGGGTCCTATTCTCAATCACGAGAAGAGCGTGGGAGAAGAGCACGACGAGATCATGAGGTGGCTGGACGGTCAACCTCCTTCATCGGTTGTGTACCTTTGTTTCGGGAGCATGGGTACCTTCGGGGAGGCGCAAGTGAAGGAGATCGCGATGGCATTGGAGAAGAGCCGCCACCGGTTCTTGTGGTCGTTGAGGTTGCCGCCTTCAATAAAGGTTCCTATAACGGAGGTCCTGCCAGAAGGGTTCTTGGAGAGGACTGGTGATGTGGGGAAATTGGTCGGATGGACCCCGCAAGTGGAGGTATTGTCGCACAACGCGGTGGGGGGATTCGTGTCGCACTGCGGGTGGAATTCTACGTTGGAAAGTTTGTGGTGTGGTGTGCCGGTGGCAGCTTGGCCGATGTTTGCGGAGCAACAGTTGAATGCGTTCCTATTGGTGAAGGAGCTGGAATTAGCTGTGGAAGTTAAGATGGAATTCAGGCAGAACCCTTTTAGTGTAAATGTTGACGACATTGTGGCGGCATCAGTGATCGAGGGGGCGATAAGGCGGCTGATGGATGTGAACGAGATGAGGAAGAAAGTGAAGGATATGAGCCAGATGAGCCGGAAGGCAGTGATGGAAGGAGGATCTTCTTATGTATCTCTAGGGCGATTCATAGAAGATGTAATCCACAATGCCCATTGTGGTGATCTATCTGAAGATTGA
- the LOC124938291 gene encoding uncharacterized protein LOC124938291 — MKAKGRSSGKKMMLRRRWRSVVVVVMIISVVIALSKKCGGGEWMNKDTVLHMLKEMTDRLGVWAIPAYVALHTVTLALCLPYAVFFEAGAALLFGFLPAIFCVFSAKILGASLSFWIGRLVFRRSRSAMEWAHRNRYFNILSNGVEQDGWKFVLLARFSPIPSYIINYALAATKVRFVLDFLLPTIIGCLPMILQNTSIGSLAGAAVASATGSRKSIFLSYFFPILGITSSILISLRIKKYTSKMSFVVVPLNPVEFTETQSGYRLQVKLDIE, encoded by the exons atgaaagcTAAAGGGAGATCTAGTGGGAAGAAGATGATGTTAAGGAGACGATGGAGGTCTGTGGTGGTGGTTGTAATGATAATTTCAGTAGTAATTGCGTTGAGCAAGAAGTGTGGAGGAGGGGAGTGGATGAATAAAGATACAGTGTTGCATATGCTGAAGGAGATGACAGATCGGCTTGGAGTTTGGGCCATACCAGCCTATGTGGCACTCCACACTGTAACCCTAGCTCTATGTCTTCCTTACGCCGTCTTCTTTGAGGCGGGTGCTGCTCTTCTATTTGGTTTCCTTCCTGCAATTTTCTGTGTCTTCTCTGCCAAAATTCTTGGAGCTTCTCTATCATTTTGGATTGGAAG GCTGGTATTTAGAAGGTCGAGATCAGCCATGGAATGGGCTCATAGAAACAGATACTTTAACATACTTTCAAATGGTGTTGAACAAGATGGATGGAAGTTTGTTCTTCTTGCTCGTTTCTCTCCTATACCATCTTATATAATAAACTATGCCTTAGCAGCCACAAAGGTACGGTTTGTTTTGGATTTTCTTCTGCCTACAATCATCGGTTGCCTGCCTATGATATTGCAGAATACATCCATTGGAAGCCTTGCTGGAGCTGCCGTAGCTTCGGCAACTGGCTCTAGAAAGTCCatttttttgtcatattttttccCCATTCTTGGAATTACATCAAGTATTCTCATCTCTTTGAGGATCAAGAAATACACATCTAAAATGTCATTTGTTGTTGTACCACTCAACCCTGTTGAGTTTACCGAAACCCAGTCTGGTTACAGGTTGCAA GTTAAATTGGACATCGAATGA
- the LOC124937607 gene encoding protein FAR-RED IMPAIRED RESPONSE 1: MVKKGCDQLLLNKMDSGDMNHIQEDSNNVADVVVENNTDGANSKNSAGIMGDSDFEPHNGIEFESHEAANLFYQEYAKSMGFTTSIKNSRRSKKSKEFIDAKYACSRYGVTPESDGASSRRPSVKKTDCKASMHVKRRKDGKWHIHEFIKEHNHELLPALAYHFQIRKNVKLVEKNNIDILNAVSERTRKMYVEMSRQHCGHKSVGLTRDREKGQYLALEEGDAQVMLEYFMHVQRENPNFFYAIDLNEDQRLRNFFWVDAKSRNDYTSFNDVVFFDTSYIKGSDKMPFAPFIGVNHHLQPILLGCALVSDENKSTFEWVMKSWLRAMGGNAPKLIMTDQGNALKASIQEVFPNSRHCFQLWHILEKIPEALSSVKSHENFLRKFYKCIFKSWTDKQFDFRWWKMLARFELQDNVWILSLYDDRKMWVPIYMKDTFFAGMSTTQRAESVGSFFDKYIHKKSTLKEFIKQYGVILQNRYEEEAVADFDTWHKQPAVKSPSPWEKQMSTVYTHAIFKKFQVEVLGVVGCHPKKESEVGSDVTFRVEDCEKSDSFTVTWNEAKLEVSCSCLLFEYKGFLCRHAMIVLQLHGFSSIPSHYILKRWTKDAKNGQSIARVENGRTRVQRYNDLCRRAIELSEEGSLSEENYKIAFRTFVDALNNCVNVNNRNVTESTSNALSIREMEEENQGHVGNRTIKRKTTKKRKVQLEPEPVEEAHGSLPHMDNLSSEGITLNGYYGTQQNVPGMLNLMEPPHDGYYVSPPQGIQGLGQLSSSITPGQDGFFGTQQSMHGLVHLDFRPNTSYAYSLQDDANLRSSQMLHGCVTRHET; the protein is encoded by the exons ATGGTCAAGAAAGGGTGTGACCAACTGTTGTTAAATAAGATGGATTCTGGAGACATGAACCATATTCAGGAAGATAGCAATAATGTAGCTGATGTAGTAGTTGAAAACAACACGGATGGAGCAAATTCTAAAAATTCCGCAGGGATAATGGGGGATTCAGATTTTGAACCGCATAATGGTATAGAGTTTGAATCGCACGAGGCAGCAAATTTGTTCTACCAAGAATATGCCAAGTCAATGGGATTCACTACTTCAATTAAAAACAGTCGACGCTCGAAGAAGTCGAAAGAATTTATCGATGCCAAATATGCATGTTCTCGATATGGAGTGACGCCTGAATCAGACGGGGCCAGCTCAAGACGACCAAGTGTTAAAAAGACAGACTGCAAAGCCAGCATGCATGTTAAGAGACGGAAAGATGGGAAGTGGCATATTCACGAGTTCATTAAGGAGCATAATCATGAGCTTTTACCAGCACTTGCGTATCATTTTCAAATTCGCAAGAACGTTAAATTAGTcgagaaaaataatattgacaTCTTGAATGCTGTTAGTGAACGGACGAGAAAGATGTATGTAGAGATGTCTAGGCAACATTGTGGACATAAATCGGTTGGTTTGACCAGGGATAGGGAAAAAGGCCAATATTTGGCACTTGAGGAAGGAGATGCACAAGTTATGCTAGAGTATTTCATGCATGTCCAGAGAGAAAATCCCAATTTCTTTTATGCAATAGACTTGAATGAAGACCAACGTTTGAGAAACTTTTTCTGGGTTGATGCTAAGAGCAGGAATGATTACACCAGTTTCAACGATGTGGTGTTTTTCGATACCAGCTACATCAAAGGTAGCGATAAAATGCCGTTTGCTCCTTTTATTGGAGTCAATCATCACCTTCAACCGATACTGCTCGGGTGTGCTTTGGTATCCGATGAAAACAAATCAACATTCGAATGGGTAATGAAGTCATGGCTTAGAGCAATGGGTGGGAATGCACCTAAATTGATAATGACAGATCAAGGCAATGCTTTGAAGGCATCCATCCAAGAAGTTTTCCCTAACTCGCGCCATTGCTTTCAACTCTGGCATATATTGGAAAAGATTCCCGAAGCTCTTTCTAGTGTCAAAAGCCATGAGAACTTCTTACGGAAGTTCTACAAGTGTATCTTCAAATCATGGACGGATAAACAGTTTGATTTTAGATGGTGGAAAATGCTAGCCAGATTTGAACTCCAAGACAACGTTTGGATACTTTCGCTCTACGATGATCGTAAAATGTGGGTCCCGATTTACATGAAGGATACTTTCTTTGCAGGAATGTCGACAACTCAACGAGCCGAAAGTGTTGGTTCTTTCTTTGATAAGTACATACATAAGAAAAGCACTTTGAAGGAATTCATAAAACAATACGGAGTGATTCTCCAGAACCGATATGAGGAGGAAGCTGTTGCAGACTTCGATACCTGGCACAAACAGCCTGCGGTTAAATCTCCATCGCCTTGGGAGAAACAAATGTCGACTGTTTACACACACGCTATATTCAAGAAGTTTCAAGTTGAAGTTTTGGGAGTAGTCGGTTGCCACCCTAAGAAAGAGAGTGAAGTTGGATCAGATGTGACTTTCCGTGTTGAAGATTGTGAAAAAAGCGACAGTTTTACTGTCACGTGGAATGAGGCGAAGCTGGAGGTTTCTTGTTCATGCCTTTTGTTCGAATACAAAGGGTTTCTTTGTAGGCATGCTATGATTGTCCTTCAACTACATGGCTTTTCAAGTATTCCATCTCATTATATTTTGAAACGGTGGACTAAAGATGCAAAGAATGGGCAATCAATTGCTAGAGTGGAAAACGGACGTACTAGAGTGCAACGGTATAATGATTTATGCAGACGTGCTATTGAGCTAAGTGAGGAAGGATCCCTGTCTGAAGAAAATTACAAAATTGCATTCCGCACTTTTGTAGATGCTCTTAATAACTGTGTGAATGTCAATAATAGAAATGTTACAGAATCTACAAGCAATGCCCTTTCTATCCGTGAAATGGAGGAAGAAAACCAGGGACATGTTGGGAATAgaacaattaaaagaaaaacaaccaAGAAAAGAAAG GTACAGTTGGAACCTGAACCCGTTGAGGAGGCTCATGGCAGCTTGCCACATATG GACAATCTAAGTTCGGAAGGAATAACTCTTAATGGCTACTATGGGACACAACAGAATGTACCGGGAATG CTGAACTTGATGGAACCACCACATGATGGTTATTATGTTAGTCCTCCGCAAGGCATACAGGGGTTG GGTCAGTTAAGTAGTTCAATAACTCCAGGTCAAGACGGTTTCTTTGGAACCCAACAAAGCATGCATGGACTG GTGCATTTGGATTTCAGACCAAATACAAGTTATGCTTACAGCTTGCAA GACGACGCTAATTTGAGAAGTAGTCAGATGCTGCATGGTTGTGTGACGAGACACGAGACATGA